The sequence AGAGCGATCGCCCGGTGGTCGTGTTCCCGGCCGACGAATCCGAGGAGGAAACGCAGTGAACGACGAGGAGCTCGCCAAGGACCTCGGCCCGCTCGCCGCGTTGACCATCGGCGTCGGGACGATGATCGGCGCGGGCATCTTCGTGTTGCCGCGGACGGCGATCAGTCAGGCGGGGTCGTTCGCCGTCGTCGCCTTCGTCCTCGGCGGCGGTATCGCGCTCCTGACGGCGTTCTCCGCCAGCGAACTCGGGACCGCGATGCCCAAATCCGGCGGCGCCTACTACTACGTCAACCACGCCCTCGGGCCGATGTTCGGCTCCGTCGCGGGGTGGGCGAACTGGCTCGGCCTCGCCTTCGCCTCCGCGTTCTACATGGTCGGATTCGGCCAGTACATCCAGCAGATATTCGGCATCACGGGCACGGTTGGGCTGGGGCCGATCGGTCTCGATCCGGTGAAACTCATCGCCCTCGCCGGCGGCGCGCTGTTCGTCGGCATCAACTACGTGGGCGCCAAAGAGACCGGGCGACTACAGAACATCATCGTCATCCTGCTGGTGGCGATTCTCGGCGTGTTCACCGCCTACGGCGCGCTCCGGGCGGACATCAGCAATCTCCCGCCGGCCGCTGGTTTCGACGACACGATGGCCGTGACCGGCATCATCTTCGTCTCCTATCTGGGCTTCGTCCAGATCACGAGCGTCGCCGAGGAGATCAAGGATCCGGGCCGGAACCTGCCGCGGGCGGTCATCGGGAGCGTGCTTCTAGTGACGGTCATCTACGCGCTCGTGCTGGTGACGATGGCCGCCGCGGTGGAACGGGGGTTCATCGACGCGCTCCCGACGGAACAGATCGCCGTCGTCGAGGTGGCCCGCCTGTTGCTCGGGCCGCTCGGCGCGATCGCGATGCTGCTCGGCGGCCTGTTGGCGACGGCCTCCAGCGCGAACGCCTCGATCCTCGCCTCCTCACGCATCAACTTCGCGATGGGCCGTGACGGCATCGTCAGCGAGTCGCTCAACGAGATCCATCCCCGGTTCGCGACGCCCTACCGCTCCATCGCCGTCACGGGGGCGCTCATCCTCGCGTTCATCGCCGCCGGGACCGTCGAGACGCTGGCCGCGATGGGCAGCGTGCTCCACCTGCTCATCTACGCGCTGCTCAACGTCGCGCTCATCGTGATGCGAGAGGCGAACCCCGCGGACTACGACCCCGACTACACGGTGCCGCTGTATCCCGTCGTCCCCATCCTCGGTGCGCTCACCGCGCTCGGCCTCATCGTCTTCATCGCGCCGCTGGTCATCGCGCTCAGCGCCGTCCTCGTCGCGTGCGCCATCGCCTGGTATTTCCTCTACGCGCGGACGCGAGCCACCAAGCAGGGCATCCTCTCGCAGTACATCCTCGAACGGGCGGGCGAACTGCCCGACGCCGCCGTCGACGCCGCGGCGGGCGTCCAACCCGACGGCGGCGACTACCGGGTGATGGTGCCGCTGGCCAATCCCGAACACGAGTCTCACCTGATCGAGCTGGCGAGTACGATCGCCGATCAGCGCAACGGCACGGTCGTCGCGACCCACATCATCACCGTCCCCGACCAGACCACGCTGCAACAGGCCGCCGATCGGGCCGACCAAATCGACGAAACCTCCCAGCAGTTGCTCGACCGTGCTCGCGCCGACGCCGAGACGTTCGGCGTCGACATCGAGACACACACCATCCTCTCGCACCGCTCCTTCGAGAAAATCTTCGACGCTGCCCGCACCCACGACGCCGACCTCGTCGTGATGGGATGGGGGCCGAACACCCACGGCGCGCCGGGGCGCGCCGAAAGCGCCACCGAGGAACTCACCCACTCGCTCCCCTGTGACGTGCTCGTCTTCCGTGACCGCGGGTTCGACCCCTCGCGGATCGTCGTGCCGACAGCCGGCGGTCCGGACTCCGAACTCGCCGCGGAGGTGGCCGCACTCCTGCGGGCGGCACGCGACGCCGAAGTGCGGGTGCTCCACGTCGCCGACGACGTGGCGGCGGGCCAGGCGTTCCTCGAGGAGTGGGCGGCCGAACACGGCCTGGACGAGGCGGAGCTCGTCGTCCGCTCGGGCGACATCGAACGCGTCATCGCAGCGGAGGCCGCCGACGCGACGATGCTCGTCATCGGGGCGACCGAACGCGGTCTGCTCTCGCGGCTCGTCAGCGGCACGCTCGTTCTCGACGTAGTCGACGACGTGGACTGTTCGGTGGTCCTCGCGGAGCGGTCTCGGACCCGCGGCCTACTCGAGCGCCTCTTCGGCTAACCTGACGGTTTTTACCTCTCGACCCCCCGGTAGCGGATATGGACGCCGCAGCGGAGACGGGAACCGATCCGGACGCAGTGACCGGCCCACCGGACGGGATGGTCGACGTTCGGGACGAACTCACGCCGATGCTGAGTCAGTATTTCGACTGCTGTGCCGACTACGAGGACGCCCTCGTGCTCTTTCAGAACGGGGATTTCTACCAGACGTACTGCGAGGCCGCCGAGGAGACGGCGCGGGTGTGCGAACTCACGCTGACCAAGCGCGAAGACAGCACGGGGACCTACCCGATGGCGGGGATCCCCGTCGAGAACGCCGCCTCGTACGTGGAGCGGTTGCTCGACGCCGGCTACCGCGTCGCCATCGCAGAACAGGTCGAGACACCCGAAGAGGCGACCGGCCTCGTCGACCGCGCGGTCACCCAGGTCGTGACGCCGGGGACCGTCCTCGACGACGAACTCCTCGGCACGGGAACGACGAACTACGTCGCGGCGGTTGTGAGAGAGGGATCGACCCGCGCCGTCGCCGCCGTCGACGTCTCGACGGGCGACTGCCGAGTCACGAGCGTCGACACCGCGGCGGGTCTCGGGGCGGAACTCGATCGTCTCGCTCCGGCGGAACTGCTGGTCGGCCCCGACGCCAGCGTCGATATCGGCGCGCTGTCGGCCGAACCGATGGTGACCGATCACGCGGCGAGTGAGTTGGACGCGGACGCGGCGACGGAGCGACTCGCCGCGTACGTCGCCACGCCCGAAGCCGTGGTCGAATCGGATATCGAACGCCGGGCCTGCGGCGTCGTCCTCGCGTACGCCGAGTGGGCGCAGGGCGACGACGGGCCACTGGAGTACGTCACGCGGATCACGCGCTACGACCCCCGCGAGGCGCTCGGTCTGGACGCGACGGCGATGCGGAGCCTCGAACTGTTCGAAAACCGCGGCGCGGGCGCGAGCGAGACGCTGTTCGGCGTCGTCGACGAGACGGCCTGCGCGCTGGGCCGCCGGCGCCTCGACGAGTGGCTTCGGCGGCCGCTGGTCGACCGCGACGCCATCGATGCGCGTCTCGACGCCGTGGCCGCCCTCGCCGACGGCGCGCTGGCACGGGAGACGGTCCGAGATGCGCTCCGCGAGGTGTACGACCTCGAACGCCTGGCCGGGCGCGTGTCGCGCGGCCGAGCGAACGCTCGCGACCTGCGGTCGCTGAAGGCGACGCTCGACGCCGTCCCGGCCGTGCTCGACACGCTCGAGGAAATGGATCCGGACGCAGACCGTCTCCGTGACCTCCGAGCCGACATCGACCCGCTCGACGACGTGCAGGACCTGATCGACCGAGCCATCCAGGTCGACCCACCGGTCGAGGTGACGGAGGGCGGCGTGATCCGCGAGGGGTTCGACGACGAACTCGACGACCTGCGCGCGACCGAACGCGAGGGCCGGGAGTGGGTCGCCGACCTCGAAGCGCGGGAACGCGAACGGACGGGCATCGACTCGCTGTCGGTCGGGCACAACCAGGTCCACGGTTACTACATCGAGGTGACCGACCCCAACCTGGACCGCGTCCCCGACGACTACACGCGGCGCCAGACGCTGAAAAACGCCGAGCGCTTCTACACGCCGGCGCTCAAGCGCCGCGAAGACGAGATTCTGGGGGCGGCCGAACGCGCCGACACGCTGGAGTACGAGCGCTTTCGCGAAGTTCGGACATCGGTCGCAGCGGAAACCGATCGCCTGCAGGCGCTGGCGTCGCATCTGGCAGACCTCGACGCGCTGGCAGCGCTCGCAACCGTCGCCGTCGAGCGCGATTACGTGCGCCCGTCGTTCCACGACGACGGTGTCGAGGTGGCGGCCGGCCGCCACCCCGTCGTCGAGGCCACGCAGGAACGGTTCGTCCCGAACGACGCCACGCTGCCGCAGGGGAGCGTAACGCTGGTGACCGGACCGAACATGAGCGGGAAGTCGACGTACATGCGTCAGGTGGCGCTCATCGTCGTCCTCGCGCAGATGGGTGGTTTCGTGCCGGCCGACGCGGCCCGCCTGCCGGTGGTCGACCGGATGTTCACCCGCGTCGGCGCGAGCGACGACATTGCGGGCGGACAGTCCACGTTCATGCGCGAGATGACCGAACTCAGCGACATCCTCCACGCAGCGACGGACGACTCGCTGGTCCTCTTGGACGAAGTGGGACGAGGGACCAGCACCGCCGACGGCCGCGCCATCGCCCGCGCTACCGCCGAGTTCATCCACGACGAGGTGGGCGCCACGACGCTCTTTGCGACCCATTATCACGACCTGACCGGCCTCGCGACGGAACGCGATGGCGTGCGGAATCTGCATTTCGCCGCGGAGAGCGACGGAGAGACCGGGAGCGACTCCGGCGTGACCTTTCTCCACCGGGTCGCGGAGGGGCCGGCCTCGTCGTCGTACGGCGTCGAGGTGGCGCGCCTGGCGGGTGTTCCCGACCCCGTCGTCGAGCGGTCACGGGCGCTCGTCGCGGACAGCCCGACCTCGGACGATGGAGCGGCCGAGCAGGCGACGCTCGACGATGTCGAGACGAAGGCGGCCGCCAGTGAGACATCGTCGCGAGAGGCTGAGACGAACGGCCCCGACGATGCCGTCGCCAGCGCGCTCCGCGAGGCTGACCTCGCGACGACCACGCCCATCGAGGCGCTGACTCTGCTCGCAGATCTCAAAGACCGGATCGAGGAACCATGAGCGTGCGACGCCTGGATCGGGAGACGGTCGACCGCATCGCGGCGGGCGAGGTGGTGACGCGGCCGGCGCGGGTCGTGGTCGAACTCGTGGAAAACGCGCTGGACGCCGGGGCCGGCCGCGTCGAAATCGAGGTGACGGGAAGCGGGACGGAACGGATCCGCGTCGCGGACGACGGCCGCGGGATGAGCGACGACGAGGCGGCACTCGCCGTCGAGCGCCACACGACGAGCAAACTCCCCGACGGCGACCTAGAGCGTGTCGACACGCTCGGATTCCGCGGGGAGGCGCTCGCGAGCATCGCCGACGTGTCTCGACTCACGCTGACGACCAACGACGGCGGCGCCCGCGGGGTGCGCGTCGGCGTCGACGACGAGGCGAGCGTCGAGTCGGCGGGGCGTGGCTGCGGTACGACCGTCGAAGTCCACGACCTGTTTCACAACCGCCCGGCGCGCAAGGAGTCGCTGGCCGCGCCGGCGACGGAGTTTGAACGCATCAGCGACCGAGTCGCGGCCTATGCCCTCCTCCGCCCCGGCGTGGCGTTCACCCTCGACCACGACGGCCGCCGCGTGTTCACGACGCCCGGCTCGGGCTCGTTTCAGGACGCCGCACTCGCGGTGTACGGCCGCGAAGTGGCCCGCGAGAGCACGACGCTGACCGCCGAGACGAGCGTCGAAATCGGCGACGAGGAAGCGGCGGTCGACCTCCGGGGCCTGCTCGCGTATCCGTCGGTCACGCGGTCGGCGAACGACCACGTTCGGATCGCCGTCAACGGGCGACCCGTCTCGGTACCGACGCTGCGCCAAGCGGTCGAACGGGGCTACGGCTCGCTCCTCCCCGGTGATCGCCACCCTATCGTCGCGCTCGCGGTGTCGCTCCCGCCGCGAGCGGTGGACCCGAACGTGCATCCGACGAAGGAGACGGTGGCGCTTCGGGCGGGCGACGCCGTCGCCGACGCCGTCGAGGCCGCGGTGAGCGACGCCCTGTCGACGGCCGACCTCCGGCGGTCGGCGGACGTGGCGATGGATCTGGAGGCGGCGCTCGACCCCGTCGATTCCGGGCCGTCGGTGCTCGGCGACGCCGAGTTCGTCGGCCGGTTCCACGACCTGTATCTCCTGTGTGCGGCCGACGACGACCTGCTGGTGATCGATCAGCACGCCGCCCACGAGCGGATCAACTACGAGCGTCTCCGGATGGCGGTCGAATCCGAGGGCGTTCCCTCGGCCGACCTCGACCCGCCGGCGACGCTCTCGCTGTCACCCGGCGAAGTGGCCGCCGTCGAGAGCCACGACGACGCCCTCGCGCGCCTGGGCTTCGACTGTGCGCCCTTCGGCGGCGGAACGGTTCGAATACGGGCAGTGCCCGCCCCGTTCGGCCGGGTGGCCGACCCGGAGTCCCTAGAGGCAGCGCTCGCCGCCCTGCGAGAGGGGGAGTCAGCCGACTGGCGGGACGACCTGCTTGCGGACCTGGCCTGTCATCCGTCGCTGAAGGCGGGCGATACGCTCTCGGACGACGACGCGGCGGCGCTGATCGAGCGCCTGGGGGCGTGCGAGCAGCCGTTCTCGTGCCCGCACGGCCGGCCGACGGTGCTGGCCATCGACGAGGCGCATCTCGCGCAGGGGTTCGACCGCCACCCGCGGCGGGGCTGATCGCTACTCAGTCGCGCGGTCGTGGGCCGCGGCCGCAAGGTCGATCGCAGCGTCGAGATCCGGGCCGAGCGGCGATCCGATGACGACGCTGTCGGCGTGTTCGAGGACGGCATCCAGGCGTGCAGCGACGGCGTCCGGCGTACCGGCGATGCAGAAGGCGTCGATCATGGCGGGCGTCACGAGGTCGAACGCGGCCGAGAACTCGCCCGCGCTGAGGTGGTCGCCGATGTCGGCCGCGCGGTCCGCGTCGAGGTCGTGGCGGGCGAGGACGGGCGGCGCCGCGCCGCCCGCGATGAAGGCCACAGGGGGGCGGGCGGCCTCGCGTGCGGCCTCGCCGTCGGCGGCGACGCTGACGCTCGCGTAGGCCGCGAGGTCGAAGTCGCCGAGACCGTCGAGGCGGTCGTCGAGGCCCTCCGCGACCTGGTCGCGCGCCCAGCGCAGGTCGGCGGGGTGCGAGCCGTTGAACAGCAGACCGTCGGCGTGTTTGGCGGCCATCTTGCACATATGCGGCCCCTCGCCGCCCACGTAGGTGGGGATGGACCCGGGCACGTCGAAGTTGAGGCCGGCGTCGGTCGCCTCGAAGGTGCCGTCGTGGGTGACGCGCTCGCCGTCCCAGAGCCGCTGGGCGACTTTGAACGCCTCGAGGACGGGCCGCAGACCCCGCTCCTCGACGAGGCCGAGATTCTCCAGGGTCGAGGGGTCGCCGGGACCGATGCCGAAGACGGCGCGGCCGTCGCTCGCCTCCGCGAGGGTGGCCACCTCGCCCGCGAGCGTCACCGGGTGGCGTTCGAGCGGGTTGACGACGCCGGGGCCGAGGCGAACGTCGTCGGTCGCGGCCGCGAGTCGCGAAAGGACGGCAAACGGCGAGCGGTTGTTGTAGTGGCTGGAGACGAAGACGGTGTCGTAGCCCGCGTCTTCGGCCGCCAGCCCGAGGTCGACCATGCGGTCGGTCGGATGCTCTGGCGTGAGTTCAATGCCCAGCATACGACCACCCCCGGAGCGCCTGGCGAACGAAGTCGCCCTCGACGTCGCGGAAGAGCGCGTCGCTCCCCGCGTGGTCGCCGAACTCGAAGTCGCGAACGACGACGACGGGCGTCCCGCCCGCCCCCTCGCCAGCGACGAGATTGGCCGCGGCGGCGAGTTCGTCGACGACGGCCTGGACCGTCACGTCGAGTTCGCGCCCCTCCCGGTCGCGTTCGCCCCGCCAGTCGCGGGCGGCGGGCATCCCGGCCCACCCGATCGCGACGCCGCGTTGCCCGTGGCGGAACGGCCGGCCGCAGGTGTCGGTCACGATCACGCGGTCGGCGTCGAGGCCCGATTCGATGCGGGCGGCGCTCTCGCTCGGCCGTTTCGGCAGGAGCAACAGGTCGCCGCCGGGGACGTTCGAGCGGTCGATACCCGCGTTGACGGTGACGTGTCCGAACCGCGTCTCGGTCAGGAGGAAGGGCGCCTCCATCAGGAGGTCGGTGCTCTCTTCGAGCACCGCCTGGGCGAACCGCGGGTCTTTCTCGTCGCCAGTGGCGCGTTCGAGGTCGGCCGCGAGTTCGCGGGCGCGGGGGCCGGGGTCGAACGCCGAGAGGTCGGCGATACGACGCTCGACTTTCGAGACGACGGTGCTGGCGACACAGACCACGTCGTCCGGTCTGAGGTCGACCCGCTCGCGGATGAGCGCCGGGAGCGAGTCGCCCGGGTGCACCTCCGGCAGGTCCGGTACGGCGAAGACGTTCATACACCCCTTCGGGCAGGCACCGCCAAAAAGGGACGCGCCACTGGCGAAGGCGGCCGGTAGTTCAGCGGG comes from Haloplanus sp. XH21 and encodes:
- the mutS gene encoding DNA mismatch repair protein MutS, which produces MDAAAETGTDPDAVTGPPDGMVDVRDELTPMLSQYFDCCADYEDALVLFQNGDFYQTYCEAAEETARVCELTLTKREDSTGTYPMAGIPVENAASYVERLLDAGYRVAIAEQVETPEEATGLVDRAVTQVVTPGTVLDDELLGTGTTNYVAAVVREGSTRAVAAVDVSTGDCRVTSVDTAAGLGAELDRLAPAELLVGPDASVDIGALSAEPMVTDHAASELDADAATERLAAYVATPEAVVESDIERRACGVVLAYAEWAQGDDGPLEYVTRITRYDPREALGLDATAMRSLELFENRGAGASETLFGVVDETACALGRRRLDEWLRRPLVDRDAIDARLDAVAALADGALARETVRDALREVYDLERLAGRVSRGRANARDLRSLKATLDAVPAVLDTLEEMDPDADRLRDLRADIDPLDDVQDLIDRAIQVDPPVEVTEGGVIREGFDDELDDLRATEREGREWVADLEARERERTGIDSLSVGHNQVHGYYIEVTDPNLDRVPDDYTRRQTLKNAERFYTPALKRREDEILGAAERADTLEYERFREVRTSVAAETDRLQALASHLADLDALAALATVAVERDYVRPSFHDDGVEVAAGRHPVVEATQERFVPNDATLPQGSVTLVTGPNMSGKSTYMRQVALIVVLAQMGGFVPADAARLPVVDRMFTRVGASDDIAGGQSTFMREMTELSDILHAATDDSLVLLDEVGRGTSTADGRAIARATAEFIHDEVGATTLFATHYHDLTGLATERDGVRNLHFAAESDGETGSDSGVTFLHRVAEGPASSSYGVEVARLAGVPDPVVERSRALVADSPTSDDGAAEQATLDDVETKAAASETSSREAETNGPDDAVASALREADLATTTPIEALTLLADLKDRIEEP
- a CDS encoding 5,10-methylenetetrahydromethanopterin reductase; protein product: MLGIELTPEHPTDRMVDLGLAAEDAGYDTVFVSSHYNNRSPFAVLSRLAAATDDVRLGPGVVNPLERHPVTLAGEVATLAEASDGRAVFGIGPGDPSTLENLGLVEERGLRPVLEAFKVAQRLWDGERVTHDGTFEATDAGLNFDVPGSIPTYVGGEGPHMCKMAAKHADGLLFNGSHPADLRWARDQVAEGLDDRLDGLGDFDLAAYASVSVAADGEAAREAARPPVAFIAGGAAPPVLARHDLDADRAADIGDHLSAGEFSAAFDLVTPAMIDAFCIAGTPDAVAARLDAVLEHADSVVIGSPLGPDLDAAIDLAAAAHDRATE
- the mutL gene encoding DNA mismatch repair endonuclease MutL; its protein translation is MSVRRLDRETVDRIAAGEVVTRPARVVVELVENALDAGAGRVEIEVTGSGTERIRVADDGRGMSDDEAALAVERHTTSKLPDGDLERVDTLGFRGEALASIADVSRLTLTTNDGGARGVRVGVDDEASVESAGRGCGTTVEVHDLFHNRPARKESLAAPATEFERISDRVAAYALLRPGVAFTLDHDGRRVFTTPGSGSFQDAALAVYGREVARESTTLTAETSVEIGDEEAAVDLRGLLAYPSVTRSANDHVRIAVNGRPVSVPTLRQAVERGYGSLLPGDRHPIVALAVSLPPRAVDPNVHPTKETVALRAGDAVADAVEAAVSDALSTADLRRSADVAMDLEAALDPVDSGPSVLGDAEFVGRFHDLYLLCAADDDLLVIDQHAAHERINYERLRMAVESEGVPSADLDPPATLSLSPGEVAAVESHDDALARLGFDCAPFGGGTVRIRAVPAPFGRVADPESLEAALAALREGESADWRDDLLADLACHPSLKAGDTLSDDDAAALIERLGACEQPFSCPHGRPTVLAIDEAHLAQGFDRHPRRG
- a CDS encoding coenzyme F420-0:L-glutamate ligase is translated as MNVFAVPDLPEVHPGDSLPALIRERVDLRPDDVVCVASTVVSKVERRIADLSAFDPGPRARELAADLERATGDEKDPRFAQAVLEESTDLLMEAPFLLTETRFGHVTVNAGIDRSNVPGGDLLLLPKRPSESAARIESGLDADRVIVTDTCGRPFRHGQRGVAIGWAGMPAARDWRGERDREGRELDVTVQAVVDELAAAANLVAGEGAGGTPVVVVRDFEFGDHAGSDALFRDVEGDFVRQALRGWSYAGH
- a CDS encoding amino acid permease, translating into MNDEELAKDLGPLAALTIGVGTMIGAGIFVLPRTAISQAGSFAVVAFVLGGGIALLTAFSASELGTAMPKSGGAYYYVNHALGPMFGSVAGWANWLGLAFASAFYMVGFGQYIQQIFGITGTVGLGPIGLDPVKLIALAGGALFVGINYVGAKETGRLQNIIVILLVAILGVFTAYGALRADISNLPPAAGFDDTMAVTGIIFVSYLGFVQITSVAEEIKDPGRNLPRAVIGSVLLVTVIYALVLVTMAAAVERGFIDALPTEQIAVVEVARLLLGPLGAIAMLLGGLLATASSANASILASSRINFAMGRDGIVSESLNEIHPRFATPYRSIAVTGALILAFIAAGTVETLAAMGSVLHLLIYALLNVALIVMREANPADYDPDYTVPLYPVVPILGALTALGLIVFIAPLVIALSAVLVACAIAWYFLYARTRATKQGILSQYILERAGELPDAAVDAAAGVQPDGGDYRVMVPLANPEHESHLIELASTIADQRNGTVVATHIITVPDQTTLQQAADRADQIDETSQQLLDRARADAETFGVDIETHTILSHRSFEKIFDAARTHDADLVVMGWGPNTHGAPGRAESATEELTHSLPCDVLVFRDRGFDPSRIVVPTAGGPDSELAAEVAALLRAARDAEVRVLHVADDVAAGQAFLEEWAAEHGLDEAELVVRSGDIERVIAAEAADATMLVIGATERGLLSRLVSGTLVLDVVDDVDCSVVLAERSRTRGLLERLFG